GTTACGCCCTCTGGCTGAAAAACGGCCGCGAGGTGCCCCTCCTCGGCGTTGCCCGCTGGGCCACGTCCTCTCGTCGCCTTGATTTTAACCTGCCGGAGCCGCTGCCTGTGTTGAGCGCCTTTGAGTTGTGGATCTACACGGGAGCCGAACGGGCTCTGGTGAGCCGGTTTTCGCCTGACGAGGTGTCGCTCGAGCCCGCTACTTCGGGCTCCGACGAGCCACTTTTCAGCTATCACCTGATTCTCCCCGACCGGGCGCCGATCGTGGACGGGCTGCTGATTCTGCGCGACCGCGACGGTCAGCCTGCGCACATCCTGCGCACCTACTAACGGCGCCGCGCCACCAGAATGGCGCTCACGCCAAACGGTGCCCACAGGCCCCGCACCGCGGGGGTCACAAAGGCCCAGCGAGCAAAACGGTTGATCCATGCCGGTGGCACCCGGTCTTCACTCCGGACCGACTTCCCCAATCCGATTTTCCGCAAAAGCGAACGTCCGCGTCGCAGCAGCAGCACCGCCGGGAAGGCCAAGGTATTGGTGTAGTTGGTGTGTTCGATCACCCAGTCTTCAGCCGGAAACAAGGCTCGCAACTGAGCCAATCGATAGCGGCGAAAGTGGTGTAGCACCTCATCCCATTCGCTCCACAACAACATGAACGCCGGCACGGTCACTACCACCGCTCCACCCGACCGCACCACCCGTGCAAATTCGCGCACCACCGCACGGTCGTCCGGCACATGCTCCAGCACATCGAGCGCGGTGACCATGTCGACCGATCCGGCTCCCAAGGGAATGCTGTCGCCCGACAAACCGATCACCTGCTCCGCCGAAAAACGCTGCCGCAATCGCTCGATCGACTCCTCATGGTCATCCAAAACCACCACCTGGCAGTGGTCTTGCATTTCATCGGCAAACGCTCCGGTGCCGGCCCCACAATCTAGCAGCAAGGCGTCTGGTTGTAGCACTCCCGTGCGACGCAGCCATGAGCGCACGATGGTGCGCTTCCCAGCGTAATACCAGTGCTCCGCTTCGACGGCGGCAAGATTGTCGTATTCAGCGGACTCCATGCTGGCGCTTCACTCTTGTCCGCAGGCTCCGGGGGGCTAAAAGGCCTGTCGATGAAATTATGGCCGCGGGCAACGTTCTCAGCCCTAACCCGGCGGGGAGGGTTAATGGTCGAGGCCAGTGCCTTGATCATCCTTGCTGGCGTATTGGCCTGGGCCGGACAACGGCTGCTGTTCTCCACCTTCATGATTTATGACGACGAGGGCTACGTGTTGCTCTCGCTGCACAACTACCACCTAGACGGTCAACTCTACGACCAAGTCTTTTCCCAATACGGCCCTGGTTTTTTCGCGGTGATGGATGGGCTCTCTCGTCTCGGCCACTTTGACTGGACCAGCGCAACCGCCCGCTGGGTCACCTGGGGAATGTGGCTGGGCACGGCGGCCTTTCCGGCTCTCTTGGTGGGCCGCACCGCCCGCTCACTCACCACCGGAACCCTGACCTTTGTGGCGACGTTTGCCTTTATGTGGGTCATGATTCGGGAACCGAGTCATCCCGGCGGACTCATCGGGCTGTTGCTCGCTCTAGGTGCGTGGCTGGGCAGTCGCCGCGATCCGGCGACGCATTGGCCCACCGCCGCCGCGCTGGGCGGCATAGGGGTGATCCTGCTACTCACCAAAATCAACGTAGGTGTCTTCTTCCTGACCAGCGCCGGGGGATGGTTGCTGGCGCACGCGCTCAGCGGACGCGCACGCACCATTGCCGTGTTGGCTACCGGCCTGTGGATGGTGCTGATGCCCGTCTTGCTGATGCGAAGGCTTGCGCACGAGGCGTGGGTGCCGGTCTTCATGCTCCTGGCCGCGCTCACCGGAGTGGCGTTATGGATAACCGTGGTCCGGCAAGCGTCACCCTCAGCGCGCCCGCGCAACATCGCGGTGATGATCGCGGCGGCCTGCGCCGTGGCCTTGAGTGTGCTGGCGCTTACCCTCGCGCGCGGCACAAGCCTCGCCTGGCTCTGGCGCGGCGTGATCCTGGATCCGTTGGAACAGACCAGCGTCTATACGTTCGCGTTCGATTGGCTGCCCGGCTCGATCGCGTTCGCCGCCGTGACCTGCCTCTTCGCCGTCACCCAGGATCGTTTGCCCGCCAAGATCCGATCACGCGTGCTGGTTTCAGTGAGACTGCTCGGAGCCATTCTGTTGGGGTTAAGCTTTTTGGGTGGTGTTGGACTAAGTGCTTCGGCCTTGGCCATGTCGTTTGGACCGGGCTTGGCGGTTTTCTGCGCTTTGTCGCTTCCAGGCATCAAGCCGGAAGACCGGAGCGACCGTGTGCGCCGCTGGTTGGCGTGGTTGCTTGCGGCTCAGTTTCTGCACGGATTTCCCGTGGCTGGCAGTCAGGTTAACTGGGCCACGTTCCTCCTGGTGCCGCTCGTGGTGCTCGCAAACCTCGATTCGGCCCGCCTGCTCCGCACCAATCAAGCAACCACGCGACACCGACTCCGTTGGGCAGCGGTGGCAGGCTCGTTGCTCTGCAGTGGCATCATCTCCCACAAGCTGGTGGCTACGGCTCGCTTCCAGCAGGCCTCCGGGGAGCGCCTGAACTTCCCCGGCACCGGAGCGATGGTCGTGACCGACGAAGTGGCCTTCGCGCAGCAATCGATTGTGGCCACCGTCGGCGCACAGGCGGACATGCTTTTCAGCCTACCCGGCACCTACAGCCTGAATTTATGGAGCGGTGTGCCCACCCCGACCCGGGCCAACGCCACGCAGTGGTTCAACTCGCTTTCCCCAGAGCGGCAGGAGCAGATCATTGCGCGCTTGGCCGGAGCCAACCGTCCGGCGGTGGTGGTGCAGCTCAACGTGCTGCAGCTGTTGGTGGACAACGGATTCAGTTCCGCCGGCCCGCTCGCCGACTACCTGCGCAACCATTTTCACCCCGTGTATTCAGTCGACGGTTACGCTTTGTGGGCGCGATCAGACCAATCCTTTACGCCGCTCAACCTGGCCCGACACGACGGCGAATTCCTAAACATAAGCTTGGCCGAGCTGGCCGCGCCGGTGGCCCGTCTGGACTGGTGGCTCCTGCATCCCGCCGGCTCCATTCCGGTGGACTCAGTCACCCCGGCAACCGGGCGGCTCGAGATGGCACCGCTGAATCCAGACAGATCTTCCAACAAAGCGCAGGGGCCTTGGCAAACAGGCTGGCGCCAGCCGCCGCCACCGGGTCCGGTGCAGCTCCGTTTGCGCGCCACGCCCCCGGATGCCCCCGTCGGTGCCCGTTGGCTGCTGTGCTTGGTCGATGATCAAAACCGGCGACTCGCCGCGGTGCGCTATTTGCCCTAGGACCCTTCCCTTGCCGACAACCGACTCAGTCTGCCCAGCTCCCGTGCCACCCCGTGCCGCCGCTCTCAGTCGCCGGGCGGGTTGGGGTCTCGCAGCGCTGTTGTTGTTGCATGCAGTGCTCGCGCTGTGGGGCATCCGGAGCACCGGCGTGACCAACGATGAGACCGCACATTTGACCGCCGGCTACGCGTATTGGAAATTTGGGGACTACCGGCTTCAGCCCGAGAACGGCAACCTGCCACAACGTTGGGCGGGCCTGGCCCTGTTACCCGCGCAACCTCGTTTGGATCCCCACGCCGCCTCGGAGCTTTGGCAACGCTCGGAAGTCTGGTTGATCGGCAACCAGTTCTTTTTCGCCGACGGCAACCCCATCGACCAATTGCTGTGGCGCGCCCGCACTTGGATGTTGTTTTGGCCGTTGGCCCTGGGCGGACTGGTATTTTGGTGGTCTCGCCGCCTTTGGGGAGAAAACGCCGCGCTGTTTTCGACCGCGTTGTATGTGGTAAGCCCTACTGTGTTGGCCAATGGCCCACTCGTGACCTCAGACACCACCGCGGCTTTCTGGTTATTGTTGTCCTCTTTGCTGTGGTGGCGCGCGCTGGGGCAGGCCACGCCGGGCCGAGTAGCCGCCAGCGTATTGGCCACGAGCCTCGCTTTTGTCGCGAAGTTCTCGTGCGTCCTCCTGGTGCCCATCTTCGCCGCCATGGCGTTACTCCACGGGGTGCAACACCGGCGGGACTGGCGGCGCGCGGTCGGTCTCGGGGCGTTGCACGCCCTGGGCATTTGGGTCGTCATCTGGCTCGCCTTCGGACTGCGCTTTTCGCCGGCGGGCGACGGCATGCCTCCGCTGGAGAAATATTTTCTTCCTTGGTCCCAACTACTCGAAAACGACGGGGGCTTGGCTCCGCTGATTCAGGCGGTGCGGGAATGGAGACTCCTTCCCGAGGCCTACATCGAAGGGTTTGCCCACGTGCGCTACCAAGGAAGCGCCCGCGACGCCTTCCTCTTCGGTGACTATCGCAGCACGGGCTGGTGGTGGTTCTTTCCCGCGACCTTTTTTCTAAAAAGCACCATCGTAGAATTGCTGGTGGGCGGGGCGGTCGCAGCGACCGCTTTGACCGCGCTCGCTCGCGGAAAAATTCGCCACCTGCCGCGTGCCGCCCCGATCGCGCCGCTGGTGGTTTTTGCCGGCGTATACCTCGGCTTTTCGATCTTGAGTCCTCTGAATATCGGTCACCGCCACATCCTTCCGCTGTATCCGATTTTGTTCATTCTGGCCGGCGGTCTGATCGCCCGCCTCGGAGACTGGGGAAAGCGCCTGGCCATCGCCCTGCCACTGTTTTCGTTACTCGGGACGCTAAGCGTCGCGCCGCACTACCTTACGTTTTTCAACCGACTCAACGGCGGTCCGGACCGCGCGTGGACCAAGCTGGTGGACTCCTCCCTCGACTGGGGCCAAGGGCTGCCAACTCTCGCCAGTTGGGTTGAGCGGAATCGTCAAAGCGACGAGCCGGTTTATGTTTCGTATTTCGGCAGCGACAACGTCGCCTATCGCATGCCGGAAGCCATTCGCCTCGCGCCCATCTACGAGCACTACCAACTGCGCCCCTGGGCTCCGCTGGAGCCGGGACTATACTGCATCGGTGCCACTATGCTGCAGGATGTTTACAGCCCGTTTCGGGGCGAATGGACGGCGGAGAAAGAGGCGGCCTACCGGCAGCTGCGCACGACGATCCTGCCGGAGATGGCCGCAGGAACCCGGTCCGCGAATATCGTGGATTTTGGCTACTTCGGCTCGGAGCCCCTCTGGCGCTTGGACCGTCTGCGCTTCAACCGCCTCACTGCCTATTTGAAAATGAAACCGCCCCTCGCGGTCGTCGCTCACAGTGTGCTCGTCTTTCGGCTCGACGCGGAAGAAGTGAGGGTGGTCACTACCGGCTCTCCCGCCGAGTTGGCCGATTTGATGGACCAGGCTCGCACCGCCGACAGGGCGTTTTAGTCGCAGACCTGCAGTTCTTCCGATGATGCAATCTCGTCCCATTTCTCCGCGCCTCCTCGCAGCGTGCGTAACGACCCTGCTGGCCTTGCACGCCTTGCTGGCCACGTGGGGACTGCGGCAGGTCGGGGTGACCCACGATGAGACGGCTCACCTCACCGCCGGCTACGCGTATTGGAAATTTAATGACTACCGGCTGCAGCCGGAGAACGGCAACCTGCCCCAGCGCTGGGCCGCGCTGCCCCTGCTCGCCTCGGCACCGCACCTTGACCCCGCAGCGTCGCCAGAGCTCTGGAAACGCACCTCGGTGTGGGAGATCTCCGACGATTTTTTCTTCGCCAGCGGCAACGACCACGAGTCGATGCTGTGGCGCGGCCGCCTGGCGATGCTGTGTTGGCCGCTGTCGCTCGGTGTGCTGGTGTTTGTATGGTCCCGTCACTATTGGGGAAACCGGGCGGCGCTGTTTTCACTGGGAATGTGGGCGGTGTGCCCGACGATTTTGGCCAACGGTCCTCTGGTCACCTCGGGCACGACCGCTGCATTCTGGTTGCTCGCCGCAACCGGTGCGTTCTGGCAGGCCTTGCGCCGAGGCGGGCGTTGGATCCCGCTAAGTTTGTTGGCCACCGGCTTCGCGTTTGTGGCCAAGTTTTCCTGCGTGCTGCTGGTGCCTATATTTGCGGTGCTCGGGTTATGGGACGCGCTGCAGGCGCCGAGCGGCAGGCGAGACTGGCGACGTCTCGGTCGCTGGTCGCTGCTCATGGTGGCGCACGCCTCGGCCGCGGCAGCAGTGATCTGGATGAGTTTCGGCCTGCGTTATCCCGCCGCAGCCCCAGGGATGCCCCCCCACGAACAGTTTATTCTTACGTGGGAGGAGATGCTCTCTTGGAAAGGCCCGGTGACCGCCGTGATCCAATTTGCCCGCGATTGGCAACTCCTGCCAGAGGCTTACATTGAAGGCTTCACTCACGTGCGTTATCAAGGCTCGGCCCGCGGAGCATTCCTCGCCGGAGAGCTGAGCACGACGGGTTGGTGGTGGTTTTTCCTGGCCACCTTCGCCTGGAAGAGCACCTCGGCAGAACTACTCCTGACTTTCCTGTGCGCAGTTTTGGGGCTACGCCGACTGGCACGGTCGGGGACCAGTTTGGTCAGCGCCCAGTTGACCCGTTTTGCGCCCCTCATCGTCTTCGTGGCAGTGTTCGGCTCGTTCTCCCTCATGAGCTCTTTGAACATTGGGCACAGGCACATCCTCGCCCTTTATCCGGTTCTATTTATTTTGGGCGGCGGCGTGGTGCAGTGGATGCCTCGCCGCGGACGAGCAGGACTCATCGCTCTGCCGGTCCTGTCTCTCGCCGGAGCGCTGACCGTCGCGCCGCATTACCTTACGTTTTTCAACTATCTATCCGGCGGTCCAAAGCAGGGTTGGCACAAGCTTGTCGACAGCTCGCTCGACTGGGGCCAGGGCCTGCCGGCATTGGCGACTTGGGTAAATCAGCATCGGGAGCCGGACGAGCCCTTGTATGTCTCCTATTTTGGCAGCGACTCGCTGAGTTATCACCTGCCCGACGCCATCCCCTTTGCGCCGATCTACGATCACTATCGTCCACGTCGCTTCGAGGAGCTGAAACCCGGGCTCTACTGTATCGGAGCGACCATGCTGCAGGATATCTTCAGCCCGGTAAAAGGCCCATGGACGGCGGATAAGGAAGAGAGCTACCGACGCGGGATGGCTTGGGCGCGGCGGCAGCTTGCCCAAGGCACCCTGGAAAACCGCATCATCGATTTTGGTAGGGAGAACACCGAAGGTCTATGGCAAGTTGAGCGCCTGCGTTTCGCGCGCATCGCCCGCTACCTGCGGGTTCGCCCGCCCGACGCCATCGTAGCCAATGCGACGATGGTCTACCGTCTGAATGAACTGGAGATAAGCGCCTTGGTCGAGGGTCCGCCGGAAGCCGTGTCACTCCTCATCGAGGCAGCCGAGCGCGGCGAAATCCTGGGACAATAGGGCGCATCTAAGGCAGCTTGCGAATCCACTCGTTGAGGGCGTCGACATCGAGTTTGACCTCTTCGATGCCTCCGGTGGGAGAGTCCAAATCCAACGTTTCCTGGTATTTACCCCACTGCAGGATTTGCTCCGCATCCACGGCCGTCACACGACTGACCCGGATCACATACGTCGGCGCGAACGTTTGTTCCATGACCGGCTCGAGCGTGAGCGCCGGACCATAATCGTGGACCGCCGAAATAAAACGTCCTCCGGTCGCGAGATCCACGATCACGCGTTGGACCACATACACGTCGTCGAAGGTGCCTTGCTCAAAATGAAACACAAACTCCTCTCCGCGCTTGGCCAAAGTGTAGGGATTCAGCGCTGATTGGTTGTGCAAAAACCACATGAGGTCTGCCACCGGGTCGATCACCAGAATCCGCCGTCCTGCGGCAGTCTGTTGCGCCGCGAAATCGCTGAGCCAATTGGTGGTCCGAGCCGCATAATTTTCGGCGTTATACTCCTGTCGGGCGATAGCCGGAACGGACCAGCCCAACCACTGAAAAGCCGCCAGGCCCAAGAGAATCCACCACCGTCGCGTCAGGCCCGGCACCTTGGACCACACCCAAACCATGGTCAGGGCCAAAAGCAGGTGTGTGGGAAGCGACAATCGCCGAATGATGGGATCATCCCATTTGCCCCAAAAATAGCAGAGCATGAGCACCGCGTGCAGCGTGAGGCCAATGATCGCGATCAGTAGAGCCGTGTCCCGGGGAGACTTCTGCCAATACTCGCGGCCCTTCTGGTAGATCAGCAGGCCCGCAAACCCCATGGCCAGAATCCCCAGCAGTGCGAGCAACCACGCGTTCGGCTGCGAACCATCGAAGGTGAAGAAGAAATTCAGCGCATGCCCGACATTGTCATAGAAATACTGAAAACCGAAAGGAGAGGTCGCCCCCTCCACGTCCTTCAACTGCCACGAGGCTTCGCTGAGCTTGAAGACATTTTGCAGCCAAGGCACCGGGAGCAGGAGCAAGGGAGCTGCCATGGCGCTAAAGGGCAGCAGCATACGACCGGCGCGCCACCAACCGTAAAGAATCACCCCCGCCACCGGCACCACGAACAGGGCGGATTCGTAACGCACCTGGGCGAGGAGGATCGTTGCATATATCAGCGCCCCCATCCGGTCGCGATGCTCAGGCTGTTCGGCAAAACGCATCCCCAGCCACACCACCAAAAGAATCATGACCATGTTGAGCAGTTCGAATCCTGCTCCGGCCGCATTCTGAATAACCAGCGGCACCAGACATATCCAGGCGACCAGAGACACCCCCGCCCAATAGCCGCCCAGGCGATGTCCGATCAAAAACAGCAAAGCCGTCAGCGCGACTGACAGCAGTCCATTCAGGATAAAAACGTTCTCGACGCGATACCCCGTGGTGTCGTGCAACAGCGTCAACAGAAACGGGAACGTCAAAGGGCGCTTGTCGACGCGTGAGTTGAGCGTGACGAAATTTCCCCCGTAGTCGTAGGCCCGCAGCACAATCGCCCCAGACCGGTATTCGTGCAGCTGTTTGGCCGTCGAACAGAGCAGGAACTCATCGGCGATGATCTTGAAGCCGTGCTTCTCCTGCACCTGCAGGTAAAGGGCTGCGAGACCGACCACGAGCCACACCGGCCAAGCCCGCCACACCCGCCGCAATCGATCCCCTGCCCCGATCGCGGTCCACCACCCCAAGGCTTCCCGAACCAGGTGAAAAACCAGTCCGCCAAAACTGATCGCAACAAACCAATACCCATAATCGCGAACGGCTTGGACAGCTTGAGCCGGGGTTAAGGTGATAAAGCCAAGCAGGACCGCCAGAAGCCCCACCAACACAAACAAAACCACGCGTCTGTTCATAAAAAAAACCGCCCGCACGGTGTGCGGACGGTTTGGAGATTGAAAACCAAAAACGACTTACTGGAGGTAGGTCATCGTGCGGGCGCCAGCGATACCGGTAACGGTGATCGGGGTGCCCTGGGTGTAGGTGGTCGGGTAGGTCTCGCTGGCCACGGTGGACAGGGACTTGATGTAGTTGGAAGCACCCACGAGGACGGTGATCTCAGCCGTGGAGGTGCCGTTCTCGAGGAAGTATTGGTCAGCGGCGGAACCGAGCTGGCGCATGTTGTTCAACACGGCCTTGTCCTGGGAGGACTGACGGACCTTCTGGAAGGCCGGGATGGCCATGGCAGCGAGGAGACCGATGATGACCACAACGATCATGATTTCGACGAGGGTGAAACCTTTGGAGGAGGAGCGTTTCATAGGATATCTGGATGTGTTTATGATGATAATAGTGCCCGACGTGCGGGCGATCTCTCCGATCAAGCGTCCGCCCTTGACATACCGCAAGTTCAATCTCGCAAACGATTTGTGCGTATTTTTACCCAAATCGGGCTGAGCCCAACTCCCTATCAACTCGGTAGTAACTAGAACCATTCGGCCCTGTAACCACCATACGCCAGCATTTTGCGTTTTTTCACCCTAGCTCTCTCCGCGAATTCTCGTCCTATTAACCCCTGCAGCATGCAGCACTTTTTCCGCCTCCGACTCCCTTTCCTGCTCAGCGGGTTGGTTCTCGCGGTGGCCAACGCCGGCCACGCCGCTGAACTCCTCCTCACCAACGGCGATCGTCTCACCGGCCTGATCGTGAATCGCACCGCCGAGGCCGTGGTCTTGAGCTCCACTATGCTCGGCGAGATCGAAATCCCGGTCGCAAATATCGACCGCATCGACACGGAGAGCGGCTTGAACACCGACCCAATCCCGGAAGAAAAACCGGTTCAGGCTGAAGAGACTCAGGTCGTCAAAGCGAAGCCTCAGCCGGCCCCACCAGTGGCCCCGCCCACTCCCAAACCAGATTCCTCTCCGACTCCCGCCGCCGACACC
This portion of the Actomonas aquatica genome encodes:
- a CDS encoding ArnT family glycosyltransferase, whose translation is MPPRAAALSRRAGWGLAALLLLHAVLALWGIRSTGVTNDETAHLTAGYAYWKFGDYRLQPENGNLPQRWAGLALLPAQPRLDPHAASELWQRSEVWLIGNQFFFADGNPIDQLLWRARTWMLFWPLALGGLVFWWSRRLWGENAALFSTALYVVSPTVLANGPLVTSDTTAAFWLLLSSLLWWRALGQATPGRVAASVLATSLAFVAKFSCVLLVPIFAAMALLHGVQHRRDWRRAVGLGALHALGIWVVIWLAFGLRFSPAGDGMPPLEKYFLPWSQLLENDGGLAPLIQAVREWRLLPEAYIEGFAHVRYQGSARDAFLFGDYRSTGWWWFFPATFFLKSTIVELLVGGAVAATALTALARGKIRHLPRAAPIAPLVVFAGVYLGFSILSPLNIGHRHILPLYPILFILAGGLIARLGDWGKRLAIALPLFSLLGTLSVAPHYLTFFNRLNGGPDRAWTKLVDSSLDWGQGLPTLASWVERNRQSDEPVYVSYFGSDNVAYRMPEAIRLAPIYEHYQLRPWAPLEPGLYCIGATMLQDVYSPFRGEWTAEKEAAYRQLRTTILPEMAAGTRSANIVDFGYFGSEPLWRLDRLRFNRLTAYLKMKPPLAVVAHSVLVFRLDAEEVRVVTTGSPAELADLMDQARTADRAF
- a CDS encoding class I SAM-dependent methyltransferase; translated protein: MESAEYDNLAAVEAEHWYYAGKRTIVRSWLRRTGVLQPDALLLDCGAGTGAFADEMQDHCQVVVLDDHEESIERLRQRFSAEQVIGLSGDSIPLGAGSVDMVTALDVLEHVPDDRAVVREFARVVRSGGAVVVTVPAFMLLWSEWDEVLHHFRRYRLAQLRALFPAEDWVIEHTNYTNTLAFPAVLLLRRGRSLLRKIGLGKSVRSEDRVPPAWINRFARWAFVTPAVRGLWAPFGVSAILVARRR
- a CDS encoding ArnT family glycosyltransferase yields the protein MMQSRPISPRLLAACVTTLLALHALLATWGLRQVGVTHDETAHLTAGYAYWKFNDYRLQPENGNLPQRWAALPLLASAPHLDPAASPELWKRTSVWEISDDFFFASGNDHESMLWRGRLAMLCWPLSLGVLVFVWSRHYWGNRAALFSLGMWAVCPTILANGPLVTSGTTAAFWLLAATGAFWQALRRGGRWIPLSLLATGFAFVAKFSCVLLVPIFAVLGLWDALQAPSGRRDWRRLGRWSLLMVAHASAAAAVIWMSFGLRYPAAAPGMPPHEQFILTWEEMLSWKGPVTAVIQFARDWQLLPEAYIEGFTHVRYQGSARGAFLAGELSTTGWWWFFLATFAWKSTSAELLLTFLCAVLGLRRLARSGTSLVSAQLTRFAPLIVFVAVFGSFSLMSSLNIGHRHILALYPVLFILGGGVVQWMPRRGRAGLIALPVLSLAGALTVAPHYLTFFNYLSGGPKQGWHKLVDSSLDWGQGLPALATWVNQHREPDEPLYVSYFGSDSLSYHLPDAIPFAPIYDHYRPRRFEELKPGLYCIGATMLQDIFSPVKGPWTADKEESYRRGMAWARRQLAQGTLENRIIDFGRENTEGLWQVERLRFARIARYLRVRPPDAIVANATMVYRLNELEISALVEGPPEAVSLLIEAAERGEILGQ
- a CDS encoding type II secretion system protein, with the translated sequence MKRSSSKGFTLVEIMIVVVIIGLLAAMAIPAFQKVRQSSQDKAVLNNMRQLGSAADQYFLENGTSTAEITVLVGASNYIKSLSTVASETYPTTYTQGTPITVTGIAGARTMTYLQ